TTTACCATCCCAAAACCAATAAATTAATTATTGCTGCTGGTGAGCAAATTGACGAAATCGTTGCAAAACAAATAGATGAGGCAGGAATCGAAGAGGTGGAAATCCGTTCTGTAATGACATGTGAATCACACTCAGGAGTTTGTACCAAATGTTATGGTCGCAATCTTGCAACCAATAGAATGGTGCAAAATGGTGAAGCAGTTGGTGTTATAGCTGCACAATCAATTGGAGAGCCAGGTACTCAGTTAACTCTTAGAACTTTCCACGTGGGAGGTACGGCTGCAAATATTGCTGCTGAATCTGAAATCAAGAGTAAGTATGATGGGATTGCAGTTTTTGAGGAAATTAAAACGATTACTGCAGAGAGGATTAATGAAGAGACTGGTGAAGAATCCAAAACTGAAATTGTGATTGGACGTTCAGGTGATGTGAGAATATTAGATAGTAAAACCAACTCATTGATTACAACCTATCATATTCCTTATAGCTCAACACTTTATATAAAGAATAACCAAAAAATTTCGAAGAACAATTTAATATGCTCATGGGATCCATATAATGCCATTATTTTATCAGATTTGGATGGAGTAATAGAATTTTCAGGACTTGAATCAGGTGTTTCTTTTAAAGAAGAAATAGATGATCAAACAGGTTATAAAGAGAAGGTAATTACTGACAGCAAGGACAAAACAATAATCCCTATCATTAAGATTAATGACAAGAAGGGTGCTACTCTGAAAGAGATAAACCTCCCTGTAGGCGCACGCTTAGCTGTTGATAATAAACAAAAGATAAAAGCCGGAGATGTAATTGCAAAAATCCCTAGAACAGGAAGTAAAACAAGTGATATTACCGGAGGATTGCCTCGTATTACTGAGTTATTTGAGGCAAGAAATCCATCTAACCCTGCAGTAGTGTCTGAAATTGACGGTATTGTTACTTATGGTGGAATCAAAAGAAGTAACCGTGAGATTATTGTTCAATCTAGGGAAGGCGAAGTAAAGCAGTATTTGGTGCCATTGTCAAAACATATATTTGTACAAGACGGTGATTTTATTAAAGCTGGAAGTGCACTCTCTGATGGAGCAATAACTCCGCAAGATATTCTCCGTATTCAAGGTCCTACAGCTGTACAAGAATATATCTTAAATGGTATCCAAGAGGTGTATAGACTGCAAGGTGTAAAGATTAATAATAAGCACATTGAAATTATTATTCGTCAAATGATGCAAAAAGTTGAGGTTGTAGAATCCGGAGATACTGTTTTATTAGAAGGTGAATCGGTTGAGAAATGGGAATTCAATCAGGAAAATGATGCAATCTTTGATAAAAAGGTAGTATTAGATGCAGGTGATTCAACCACGTTGAAACCTGGTCAAGTTGTTTCTTTGAGAGAATTAAGAGAAGAAAATTCAAAATTGAAAAGACAAGATATGAAACAAGTGGAGGTGAGAGACGCTGTAACTGCTACCATGATGCCTCTGCTACAAGGAATTACAAAAGCTTCTTTAGGTACTCAAAGTTTCTTGTCAGCTGCTTCCTTCCAAGAAACAACCAAAGTGTTAAATGAAGCTGCAATTTCAGGTAAAGTTGATGATTTACGTGGATTGAAAGAAAATGTAATTGTAGGGCATTTAATACCTGCCGGAACCGGATTAAGAGAATATGAAAATATTGTTGTTGGTTCTAAGGAAGAGTATGAAATGCTTTTGGCTTCTAAAAATGAAGATGAATTGGATGTTAAAGCTGGAGACTCAGTCTCATCCGCCTCTCATTAATTCTCAACTGTATAAAATGACTTATAAAGAAACCCACTATGCAGTGGGTTTCTTTGTCTAAACTAAAATTAAAATAATATGGAAAAGAAAGAAACAAATTTGCCTCCAAATCAATTGGATATAGAATTATCTGAAGAGGTAGCAGAAGGTATTTATTCAAATCTTGCAATAATTACACATTCAAATTCTGAATTTATTATTGATTTCGTTAAGATATTGCCGGGCATTCCTAAAGGAAAAGTCAAATCAAGAATTATATTAACCCCGCAACATGCGAAGCGATTATTAGCTGCGCTTTCTGATAATATGAAACGTTTTGAAGATAATTTTGGAGAGGTTGAGAGTAATAATAACCCACCCGGATTTCCAATTAATTTTGGGGGAATGACAGGACAAGCATAAAAATAATACTTTGTTCTCTAACATAGATCTTAAAAGTATAAATAATCGCAGTTATTAACATGTTCATAATATGTTAATAACCCGAATCGTATTGTTGGCGCTAAATTTTGTCCTTTTTTTCTGTTTTTATCCAATTCTGTTTTTGTTTTATTAATTCGTTGATTACCTTTGCCAACTGCAAAAAAAAGAGGAGATAGAAGTTTGAAAAGTATTTATTCAAAAAAACACATGGGAGGCGTAGTACGGTTTTTTAGACAGTCTTTTTTCTTAGTGGTGTGTTTATTTTTGTGTACACGCCAATCGTTTGCTCAATTTGAAATAATTGGTGCAGTCGGGACAAGTCATTTTCTTGGAGATCTAGGAGGAAAGCCATTGAGAGGTACAAATGATATTTCTGACCTTAATTTTGCTTCAACTCGTTATGCTCTTCTAGGCGGCTTTAGAGTTTTTTTAGGAGATAAAGTTGCTTTCCGTACCAATATTGCCTATGCACGGATTACAGCAGATGATAAACTTACGAAAAACGTTGAGAGACATGGAAGAAATGCAAACTTCTTTAGCCCAATAGTGGAAGGAAGTGCTGTTTTTGAATTACACTTTGGACATAATGGACGAAGTCGATACGATAAGTCAGGTAGTTTCTATCTATATGGCGGGGTAGGCTTCTTTTATTTTGAGCCAAAGGGCAGATTAAATGGAGAAGTTATCAAATTAAGACCACTTGGAACGGAAGGTCAAAATTATCGAGATGATATAAAACCCTATAAAAACACAGGTGTCAATATACCTTTTGGTCTTGGATATAGATTTAGAGTTGGTGATGGCTATTTGGGTATTGAAGTAAATACTAGAAGAAATTTTACTGATTACCTTGATGATGTTAGTACTGTTTTCCCGGATCGAAATAAATTATATACTTCAAGTGGTGCTAAAGCATTAGAGTGGGTTAATAATACTACGAGTACAATTCCGGGTTTCGATGCGCCAGGTGCAATTAGAGGAGATCCTAAGGATAAAGATGGATATTTCTTTATTCTGATTAAATTTGATTATCCGCTAAGAGGTGTAATGGATCTGGGATTCGGTTCCGGTAAGCGTGGACGCGGAGGATTTAGATTTAATAAAGGTAAATGTTGGGAGTTCTAAACCGCTTAGTATTTCATATTTTTGTTGCATGAAAATTGGTGTTGTTGTTTTCCCTGGTTCAAATTGTGATAGGGATTTGATAGAAGTACTTTCATCCATCACTCATACTACCGTTGAAGAACTATGGCATAAGAGTTCTGATCTTAAAGGTTGTACACATATTTTCCTTCCAGGAGGGTTTTCCTTTGGGGATTACCTTAGAAGTGGTGCATTGGCTAAGATTTCTCCTATTATGCAAGAGCTGAAAGTCTTTGCTCAAAATGGAGGTAAAATCATTGGTATTTGTAATGGATTTCAAATACTTTGTGAGTCAAATTTACTACCCGGTGCTTTGTTAAGAAATGAAAACAGAAAATTTGTTTGTAAAGATGTTTATCTAAAAGCCAATTCAAATGCTGTCAAGACCCAAACATTATCCCATATCCCATATAAAGTGCCAATAGCACATGGTGAAGGGCGCTATTTTGCAGACACAACTACTTTAAATAATCTGAAAAAGAATAATCAAATCTTGTTTACTTATTGTAGTGCTGAAGGTTCCTTAACCGAAGATTCTAATCCAAATGGGTCAGTTGATAATATTGCCGGTATTTGTAATGAAACGGGTAATGTTATTGGTATGATGCCACACCCTGAAAGATGTGCCTCTGACTTTTTATATAATGTTGACGGTAAAGCTATCATAAAGGCTTTCTTAAAACTGTCGTAAAAACTAGGGGTTATATGCCCATTTTCTCTTCTAGAAATTCAAAGATTCAATATTCCCTTTTTGGGGAGGGTGAAGTTTTGATAATTGCATTCCATGGTTATGGTAAGGATGCCGATAGTTATAGGGTCTGGAGCGATTCAATTTCAAATGCAATGGTACTTTCAATTAGTCTTTTTGAGCATGGAGAAAGTGTATGGAGAGAGGAAGGAGGGCTTGAAAAACAGGATTTTAAAGAAATTCTTGAGGCATTAATTCAATTTTTAAATCTTGAAAATAAATTTATAGTTTCTCTGGGCTATAGTATCGGTGCTAGATATGCTATCTCTCTGACTTGCTTATTGCCTCATTTATTCAAGTCATGTATTCTTTTAGCTCCGGATGGTTTTCAGAAGGTGAATGTTGTTCAAATTTGTGCTCGACATCAATGGATACCTAGATTCTTAATTCACCATCCTGACATTGTTTTTTTCATATTAAAACTGCTTACGTTTATTCAAATACTACCTGAAGGAGTATTCCAGTTTTATTTGCAGAAGTTTAATTCAATTCCAAAAAGAGCCAGATTATTTACTGTGTGGCTACAAACAGCCGCTATTTCATTCTCTAAGACACAGATTCAACAATGTTTTCAAGATTATTCGATATCAACTTTCTGTATTCTTGGAAAGGAGGATAGAATTATAAAGCCTTCTATTCAATCCACTGTTCAAAGAATATTTCCGGAGGCGAGAATTAGGATTGTTAATGAAGGACATGCGTTAATAAATCCCAACATTGGAAGCGTGGTCAACGAGTTTATTATCGAGTTATACTCTCACTTTCTCGTCTCTTCTAAATAAGTCAAGAATCTTTTCTGCACTTGAAGCATTGCTGAATTTGCTGTCCAATAGGTGTACTCTTTCTTTTACTTGAATTTCGGAAAAAGGTTTTTCCCAAAGGTTGAAGATACTTTCAGCTAATTCAAAAGGATTATTAGCTACATGACATAATGCTTCAACTCCGGTATTTTCAACCATTTGTTTATTAACAACGGTATGTCTGCCAATAAATAATGAATTGAGTAACTTGAGCTTAATTCCGGTAGCTTGGAATGTTACCAGCACATTTACTTGTGCATCGCGAATATGCTCCATGATTTCTTCATTGCTAAGATTATCTTTGAGTGTTACATAAGATAATTTTTTAACAGCTCTTCTCAATTCTGCAGAAGGATTACTGCCTGCAATAATTACCGGAAGGTTGATTAACCTAAAGACTTCTTTTACAAGGAATAAAGCTGCATGATTATTCTCTGGTACTCCTAAGTTTCCATGATAAAATATGTAATTTCCTGTGCCCGGCTTAATATCTACATAGTCATTAGGATGAAATGCTGATACCCAACGAGCGTTAATGCCCTTACTTTTTAAATATGTCGTATCGGGTTGTGAAATTGCAAGAACGTAATTTGCATGGATTAGATTTGACTCATAATTTTTTAACCTCATAGCTTCTTTTTGAAAAAATATTCTTTTGAAAATATTCTTTTCGACTTGAGCTAGATTGTTATAGTATTCGTGTTCAATATTATGGTTACGTACTATCTTCAATCGGTGTTTTAAGTCAGGATGATTTAAATAAAACGTAGTGTGAATTCCTTCAAATATGATTGGGTAGTTATCTTGAAGGAGATTAGTTAAGAGTTCTGGACATTCTCTGGATGAAACAATATAGGGCAGGGTGCCTTTTAGTGGATTTAACAAGCGTTTGCGTGGGTAATAATATACTTTATGACAATATTTATTGAGTTCAGCTTGTGCAGATCGTCCATATTGAAAACAATGTAGTATTATATTGATATTGCAATCTGCCAAAGCCCTTATTTTATGAAATACATCCATTACTCCACCGTAATCGGCAGGAAAAGGTACATCAAAACTAATGATGTGTAGGTAGTTGTCTTTATATTCTAGCATAGAGTGTGATTAATTGTTTTTTTTCATTTTCCCAGTTCCAAATTTGAGCAGCTCGTTGGCAATTGCGCTTTAGTTGCATATAGTATTGATTGTTTGCAATGGCTAAACGTGTTTTGGCTACTAAGTCTTCAGGTCGAGAATCTGTAAGGATGCCTACTTCTTGAATTTGGTTTAAATTTTCGTATTCTGGAAACTTGTTGAGTAGTGAAGGTAGCAGCGCATGTACATAGTCAAAAAATTTATTGTTGAGAGAATAGAAATAACTTAGCCCAACGTTTTCAGATACATTCAATCCTAAAAAGGCTCTTTTTGAATAACCTCTCAGTTCTTCTGGTGTCATATACCCTAAGAATTTAACTTTGTTTTCTAAGTTATTTTCTTTTACCAATTTTTTCAGAATATCACTCAAATCACCTTCTCCAACTATATGAAATTCAATATCTAATTGTTGCATGGCAAGTATCATGTTTTCAATACCTCGCGCTTTGTTTAAGGCTCCTTGATAAAGAATAAATTTTTTTTCAGGAATAGATAGTTCTGCATGAAGTATGCTTTCATCTAACTTTGGTGTATTTCTTATAACATAAAATTTACATTTCAGTCTGGTAGTAAAGTTTTCAGCCAACTTTTCCCCCACGGTATAACATAAATCTGCTTGTGGAACGAATGTTTTTTCAATCCAAGACCAAACCCTCTGCACACCTTTTCTGTCAACTACTTCTGGTACTTGTGTGAAATATTCATGTGCATCAAAAACAAGTTTTTTTCGTTTAAGTTTTGCAATGATTGCACAAGGACTTATGGTATCTAAATCAACGGAAGAAACAATATCAAACTTAGAAAAGAGTAAGTATATCAACAATCTTACATTGTATTCAAGATAAAACAAGAACCCTTTATTTATGTAACAGCGCAGCCTTTTTTGCAAATAATTCCTTTCTTGTAGTTTTTGAGAAGAAGGTAATTTTCGTCCTACTAACACAACTTGATACCCTTCCTCTGCCAAAGCACTACAAATCTTTTGCATCCTTTGGTCAAAACTGAGATCGTTTGTTACCGTAAATATTATTTTCCTCTTTTTTTCCATTCAAATAATCCGGTTTTGTCTCTCGTAATCCAATTGTTATTAAGCATCCATTCAAATGCTTCAAGGAACTTTCTTTTTTCTGATGTCTTTAAGCCGAGTACAAGACTTTTAAGGTCTTGTTTTTGTTTTGTTAATTTATCTTGAATCAGATTCATGTAAATCTCGAACTCTTTCTCGGATAAAGGTTCTATATTGTTTTCAATACAAACATTGCATTTGCCGCAAGTGTATTTTGATTTTTCTCCAAAATACAAGGCAAGAAACCGATTGTTGCAAATTTTCTCATTTTGTACATAGGTGCGAATACTCTCAAATCTTTCTATAGCCTTCTTATGCAAGAGATTGACTAACGTTCTGTTAGGGTTTATTTTGTCATATCGGGATTCAGTGAGAATGAGTTGAGGTGTGGAAGTTTTTGGAATATAATCGATGTAACCCTCTTTGTGGAGGGCTAAGAGCATTTTTTTTACATTTGCTTCCTGTGTGTTAATCAACAATGCAATTTTCAACTCATCTATTTGAGTATAAAAGTCAAAGTATCCACCGCGTGTGCGTAGTATTGCTAAGAAAAGGAGATTGTAATTTTCATTTTGGACTTGTAGTTGATATAATTCTTGAGGAGTTACAAGGATTTTGAGTGTGCTGATTACAATGCCTGTTTCATTGATTTGAAGATACCCTAATTTTTGTAACAGACTAATGGCAAAGTATGAATTACGTAAGGGGAGTTTGTATTCATTGCAAAATTGACTAAGGGTAAAATCATGACTAATTCCTTGTCCGCTTCCTTCCATAATTTTGAGAAAATTGCAGATTTTCTGGTATATTGAGTTAAGAGATGTGTTATCAGGGAATTGTTCGTTGATTCTTGTACGTTCATTTTCAAAATCAATATCCATGTAACACAAGATACAGTAAGCCTTTTGACCATCTCTACCTGCTCTGCCTGCTTCTTGATAATATGATTCTAAACAGTCGGGAGGTTCGTAGTGTACAACAAAACGTACATCCGGTTTGTCAATACCCATTCCAAAAGCATTAGTGCAAACTATAACTCTTGTTTTGTTTGAAATCCAGTTGCTTTGTTTTTGATTTCGTTCTTCTGTTGTAAGTCCGGCATGATAGAAATCACTTTGAATCCCATTTTGACTTAGATACTTTGAAATTTCCTCTGTTCCTCTTCTGTTCCTGCTGTATATGATGCCTGTACCTTGTACCTTTTTGCAGATTTCCAGTATCTTAAGATTCTTATTCTC
The sequence above is drawn from the Bacteroidia bacterium genome and encodes:
- a CDS encoding DUF3467 domain-containing protein, with the translated sequence MEKKETNLPPNQLDIELSEEVAEGIYSNLAIITHSNSEFIIDFVKILPGIPKGKVKSRIILTPQHAKRLLAALSDNMKRFEDNFGEVESNNNPPGFPINFGGMTGQA
- a CDS encoding DUF6089 family protein, giving the protein MKSIYSKKHMGGVVRFFRQSFFLVVCLFLCTRQSFAQFEIIGAVGTSHFLGDLGGKPLRGTNDISDLNFASTRYALLGGFRVFLGDKVAFRTNIAYARITADDKLTKNVERHGRNANFFSPIVEGSAVFELHFGHNGRSRYDKSGSFYLYGGVGFFYFEPKGRLNGEVIKLRPLGTEGQNYRDDIKPYKNTGVNIPFGLGYRFRVGDGYLGIEVNTRRNFTDYLDDVSTVFPDRNKLYTSSGAKALEWVNNTTSTIPGFDAPGAIRGDPKDKDGYFFILIKFDYPLRGVMDLGFGSGKRGRGGFRFNKGKCWEF
- the purQ gene encoding phosphoribosylformylglycinamidine synthase subunit PurQ → MKIGVVVFPGSNCDRDLIEVLSSITHTTVEELWHKSSDLKGCTHIFLPGGFSFGDYLRSGALAKISPIMQELKVFAQNGGKIIGICNGFQILCESNLLPGALLRNENRKFVCKDVYLKANSNAVKTQTLSHIPYKVPIAHGEGRYFADTTTLNNLKKNNQILFTYCSAEGSLTEDSNPNGSVDNIAGICNETGNVIGMMPHPERCASDFLYNVDGKAIIKAFLKLS
- a CDS encoding alpha/beta hydrolase produces the protein MIIAFHGYGKDADSYRVWSDSISNAMVLSISLFEHGESVWREEGGLEKQDFKEILEALIQFLNLENKFIVSLGYSIGARYAISLTCLLPHLFKSCILLAPDGFQKVNVVQICARHQWIPRFLIHHPDIVFFILKLLTFIQILPEGVFQFYLQKFNSIPKRARLFTVWLQTAAISFSKTQIQQCFQDYSISTFCILGKEDRIIKPSIQSTVQRIFPEARIRIVNEGHALINPNIGSVVNEFIIELYSHFLVSSK
- a CDS encoding glycosyltransferase family 1 protein, with product MLEYKDNYLHIISFDVPFPADYGGVMDVFHKIRALADCNINIILHCFQYGRSAQAELNKYCHKVYYYPRKRLLNPLKGTLPYIVSSRECPELLTNLLQDNYPIIFEGIHTTFYLNHPDLKHRLKIVRNHNIEHEYYNNLAQVEKNIFKRIFFQKEAMRLKNYESNLIHANYVLAISQPDTTYLKSKGINARWVSAFHPNDYVDIKPGTGNYIFYHGNLGVPENNHAALFLVKEVFRLINLPVIIAGSNPSAELRRAVKKLSYVTLKDNLSNEEIMEHIRDAQVNVLVTFQATGIKLKLLNSLFIGRHTVVNKQMVENTGVEALCHVANNPFELAESIFNLWEKPFSEIQVKERVHLLDSKFSNASSAEKILDLFRRDEKVRV
- a CDS encoding glycosyltransferase, which translates into the protein MEKKRKIIFTVTNDLSFDQRMQKICSALAEEGYQVVLVGRKLPSSQKLQERNYLQKRLRCYINKGFLFYLEYNVRLLIYLLFSKFDIVSSVDLDTISPCAIIAKLKRKKLVFDAHEYFTQVPEVVDRKGVQRVWSWIEKTFVPQADLCYTVGEKLAENFTTRLKCKFYVIRNTPKLDESILHAELSIPEKKFILYQGALNKARGIENMILAMQQLDIEFHIVGEGDLSDILKKLVKENNLENKVKFLGYMTPEELRGYSKRAFLGLNVSENVGLSYFYSLNNKFFDYVHALLPSLLNKFPEYENLNQIQEVGILTDSRPEDLVAKTRLAIANNQYYMQLKRNCQRAAQIWNWENEKKQLITLYARI
- a CDS encoding RecQ family ATP-dependent DNA helicase, which encodes MNSKEKLLETLQHYWGYNSFRPQQEDIICSVLAGNDTLALLPTGGGKSICFQVPGLLSGKLCLVISPLIALMRDQVGHLVSKGITAHALFSGQSAKEQNTILDQAVNNQLSFLYLSPERLASKDFRGWLQNMELGLIAVDEAHCISQWGYDFRQEYLQIAEIRELFPNVPMLALTASATKEVVKDIMKSLKFRPTAKVFQNSFIRENLIYITRKVENKNLKILEICKKVQGTGIIYSRNRRGTEEISKYLSQNGIQSDFYHAGLTTEERNQKQSNWISNKTRVIVCTNAFGMGIDKPDVRFVVHYEPPDCLESYYQEAGRAGRDGQKAYCILCYMDIDFENERTRINEQFPDNTSLNSIYQKICNFLKIMEGSGQGISHDFTLSQFCNEYKLPLRNSYFAISLLQKLGYLQINETGIVISTLKILVTPQELYQLQVQNENYNLLFLAILRTRGGYFDFYTQIDELKIALLINTQEANVKKMLLALHKEGYIDYIPKTSTPQLILTESRYDKINPNRTLVNLLHKKAIERFESIRTYVQNEKICNNRFLALYFGEKSKYTCGKCNVCIENNIEPLSEKEFEIYMNLIQDKLTKQKQDLKSLVLGLKTSEKRKFLEAFEWMLNNNWITRDKTGLFEWKKRGK